A DNA window from Pleurodeles waltl isolate 20211129_DDA chromosome 12, aPleWal1.hap1.20221129, whole genome shotgun sequence contains the following coding sequences:
- the LOC138267197 gene encoding extracellular calcium-sensing receptor-like — protein MIHQSQSPCIRNLEQEVSFYSSGLVFSNKVLFPSFFRTIPSTVHQAHGLAQLVLHFGWTWVGLLYSSDDYGLEGFKILNKVLQNSGVCLAFQENLPDPSPYITQKTSRILEVIRSSSANVIIAFTPGHYLHILFTEYSKYKITGRTWISTEAWSVPAYLPSVIARPFAGTIGFAIYEGEMPGFKSFLQKVSPFTFPNDPFVQLFWETAFSCQWPKDEGNGMLANSQLNTSKAFCTGTEKMEQANLQYLDDSDLRINYNVYNAVYAVATALREMKSCEPGHGPFPNYTCADLENINPWQEENENLCLRKELSVYLSSN, from the exons ATGATACATCAGTCCCAGAGTCCCTGCATCAGAAACTTAGAACAAGAG GTCAGTTTCTATTCGTCTGGTCTAGTGTTCAGCAATAAAGTCCTGTTTCCATCTTTCTTCCGCACCATTCCAAGCACTGTACATCAGGCTCATGGACTTGCCCAGCTTGTACTGCATTTTGGGTGGACATGGGTCGGTTTGCTGTACAGCAGTGATGATTATGGACTAGAGGGGTTTAAAATTCTGAACAAAGTCTTGCAGAATTCTGGGGTCTGCCTAGCGTTCCAAGAGAATCTACCTGATCCGAGTCCTTACATCACCCAGAAGACCAGCAGAATCCTGGAGGTGATCAGAAGCTCCTCTGCAAATGTCATCATCGCATTCACACCTGGGCATTACCTGCACATCCTTTTTACTGAATATTCAAAGTACAAGATTACAGGAAGGACCTGGATTTCCACTGAAGCTTGGTCTGTCCCCGCATATTTACCCTCCGTTATTGCTAGGCCTTTTGCTGGCACCATTGGGTTTGCCATTTATGAGGGTGAGATGCCAGGTTTTAAAAGCTTCCTGCAGAAGGTCAGCCCTTTCACATTTCCAAATGACCCATTTGTTCAGCTGTTTTGGGAGACAGCATTCAGCTGTCAGTGGCCCAAAGACGAAGGCAATGGGATGTTGGCTAACAGCCAACTCAACACAAGCAAAGCCTTCTGCACTGGCACAGAGAAGATGGAGCAAGCCAACCTTCAATACCTAGATGATTCGGACCTGAGAATCAACTACAATGTGTACAATGCCGTGTATGCCGTAGCTACTGCCCTACGAGAAATGAAGTCATGTGAGCCAGGCCATGGTCCCTTCCCTAACTACACATGTGCTGACCTGGAGAATATTAACCCATGGCAG GAAGAAAATGAAAACTTGTGCTTGAGGAAAGAATTATCTGTTTACTTGAGCAGCAATTAA